One genomic segment of Vespa crabro chromosome 3, iyVesCrab1.2, whole genome shotgun sequence includes these proteins:
- the LOC124422827 gene encoding uncharacterized protein LOC124422827 isoform X2, translating into MSKAEKREKIFNKNCKIHFDIYCDDIKNNETSSYRERFFNPVIIDNYNDDADFTHDKELIQKINSSGYEEIKFEVNKSIIEIHIVVNGNLSCIGIEIPIGNEWYNTVPITLLLARKNDTDEMEIVALNAPPGGWFLKLTGEGASKYSFLVKKIKRKIDKKDFKLDEDRSLMWHHNDTDSEYRIVSNTSYEETQSRFDNVEVFDEPSEASRLIILNDESSEFSETRSKRNEIEKDVENLHDALSSIQIEENEKIQLKSFNDRSNKIIFENDGVQQANVNVSNVMKNVNKQEHLNEFARLGDDEKEEKRRIIVKLNENSNLFVRPGTIHRIVFDVTNNHYQTIRCDFKVRSLPLIVFNIQPIFTWIFAGRTINVFVDVEVPRGTSQDVINTLTLYVQGSEIMEKSVYLYVEGNFPNIVDDTKPAIEYMFNNNCAGKLSKEKCTKSRWSVDIRIQDSESGLKNVKSSPNEIYPRTDFISGTRNPVTFYYSATCCSTQAKITATDLKNNYNTYTIDVTAWNNLSEGEIAAITVGAILILVLIILIILIIVFCVRKRKSHDLPYTQRYGSRAPARAERTSF; encoded by the exons ATGAGCAAAGctgaaaaaagggaaaagatttTCAATAAGAATTGCAAG ATTCACTTTGACATCTATTGCGACGACATAAAGAACAATGAGACATCTAGTTATCGAGAGAGGTTTTTTAATCCagtaataatcgataattataacgacgatGCGGATTTTACCCATGAT aaAGAATTAatccaaaaaataaattccagTGGATATGAGGAAATCAAATTCGaagtaaataaatcgataatcgaAATTCATATCGTAGTGAATGGAAATTTATCCTGTATTGGTATTGAAATACCAATTG GCAACGAATGGTACAATACTGTGCCAATAACGTTATTGTTGGCACGAAAGAACGACACAGACGAGATGGAAATCGTGGCGCTTAACGCTCCACCGGGTGGTTGGTTCTTGAAACTCACTGGGGAGGGAGcttcgaaatattcttttctagtgaaaaaaattaaaagaaagattgaTAAAAAGGATTTTAAGCTTGACGAAGATAGAAGTTTGATGTGGCATCATAATGATACAG ATTCGGAATATCGTATCGTCTCGAATACGAGTTACGAAGAAACTCAAAGTAGATTCGATAACGTCGAAGTCTTCGATGAACCTTCAGag gctagtcgattaattattttgaacGATGAATCGTCAGAATTTTCAGAGACTAGAAGTAAACGAAACGAGATTGAAAAGGATGTGGAAAATTTACATGATGCGTTATCATCGATACAAATTGAA GAAAATGAGAAGATTCAATTGAAATCGTTcaatgatcgatcgaataaGATCATTTTTGAGAATGACGGCGTGCAACAGGCGAATGTCAATGTCTCGAATGTgatgaaaaatgttaacaaacaggaacatttaaatgaatttgcACGATTAGGTGatgacgaaaaagaagaaaagagaaggataatcgtaaaattgaatgaaaatagtaatctTTTTGTGAGACCAGGAACGATTCATAGAATAGTTTTCGATGTAACGAATAATCATTATCAAACGATCAGATGTGATTTCAAAGTTCGAAGCTTACCTCtgatagtttttaacattcaacCGATTTT CACATGGATTTTTGCTGGTCGTACGATTAATGTGTTCGTCGATGTCGAAGTACCAAGAGGAACTAGTCAAGATGTTATCAATACTCTAACATTATACGTGCAAGGTTCAGAAATAATGGAGAAATCAGTCTATCTTTACGTTGAAGGCAACTTTCCAAAC ATCGTAGACGATACAAAGCCTGCGATCGAATACATGTTCAACAATAATTGCGCGGGAAAATTGAGTAAGGAAAAATGTACGAAATCTCGTTGGAGTGTCGACATTAGAATTCAAGATTCTGAATCCG GTCTCAAAAACGTAAAATCATCTCCGAACGAAATATATCCACGTACGGATTTCATAAGTGGCACTCGAAATCctgtaacattttattattcagcTACTTGTTGTTCAACTCAGGCAAAGATTACAGCAaccgatttaaaaaataattataatacatataccaTAGACGTTACAG ctTGGAATAATTTATCCGAAGGAGAAATAGCAGCTATTACGGTCGGTGCAATATTAATtctagtattaataattttaattattctaattatagtTTTTTGTGTACGTAAAAGAAAGAGTCACGATTTGCCTTACACACAAAGATACGGTTCACGAGCACCCGCGCGAGCAGAAAGAACTAGCTTCTGA
- the LOC124422827 gene encoding uncharacterized protein LOC124422827 isoform X1, translated as MESSIVNIILLIFCLFHDCYSANDNVREIILIDKEVPIKYDKVEREIYPFPQEIYQRKPLDIEIETFWGNRTIGIFKDIGCIIQTRLLSFKDNYNFRYCLTNELLQVKKEKDPFLHINFINKSKKFVKQTTENFLRLSEMSKAEKREKIFNKNCKIHFDIYCDDIKNNETSSYRERFFNPVIIDNYNDDADFTHDKELIQKINSSGYEEIKFEVNKSIIEIHIVVNGNLSCIGIEIPIGNEWYNTVPITLLLARKNDTDEMEIVALNAPPGGWFLKLTGEGASKYSFLVKKIKRKIDKKDFKLDEDRSLMWHHNDTDSEYRIVSNTSYEETQSRFDNVEVFDEPSEASRLIILNDESSEFSETRSKRNEIEKDVENLHDALSSIQIEENEKIQLKSFNDRSNKIIFENDGVQQANVNVSNVMKNVNKQEHLNEFARLGDDEKEEKRRIIVKLNENSNLFVRPGTIHRIVFDVTNNHYQTIRCDFKVRSLPLIVFNIQPIFTWIFAGRTINVFVDVEVPRGTSQDVINTLTLYVQGSEIMEKSVYLYVEGNFPNIVDDTKPAIEYMFNNNCAGKLSKEKCTKSRWSVDIRIQDSESGLKNVKSSPNEIYPRTDFISGTRNPVTFYYSATCCSTQAKITATDLKNNYNTYTIDVTAWNNLSEGEIAAITVGAILILVLIILIILIIVFCVRKRKSHDLPYTQRYGSRAPARAERTSF; from the exons ATGGAATCGtcaatcgttaatataattttattaatattttgtttatttcacgATTGTTATAGTGCCAATGATAACGTGAGAGAAATTATTCTCATTGATAAAGAAGTGCcgataaaatatgataaagtcgagagagaaatttatccTTTTCCTCAAGAAATTTATCAACGAAAACCATTGGATATCGAAATTGAAACATTCTGGGGTAACAGGACTATTGGTATTTTTAAGGACATAGGTTGTATAATTCAAACaagattattatctttcaaagataattataatttcag GTATTGTTTGACAAATGAGCTACTTCAggtcaaaaaggaaaaagatccTTTTCTTCACATCAATTTCATCAATAAATccaaaaaatttgtaaaacaaACAACGg AAAATTTCCTAAGATTAAGTGAAATGAGCAAAGctgaaaaaagggaaaagatttTCAATAAGAATTGCAAG ATTCACTTTGACATCTATTGCGACGACATAAAGAACAATGAGACATCTAGTTATCGAGAGAGGTTTTTTAATCCagtaataatcgataattataacgacgatGCGGATTTTACCCATGAT aaAGAATTAatccaaaaaataaattccagTGGATATGAGGAAATCAAATTCGaagtaaataaatcgataatcgaAATTCATATCGTAGTGAATGGAAATTTATCCTGTATTGGTATTGAAATACCAATTG GCAACGAATGGTACAATACTGTGCCAATAACGTTATTGTTGGCACGAAAGAACGACACAGACGAGATGGAAATCGTGGCGCTTAACGCTCCACCGGGTGGTTGGTTCTTGAAACTCACTGGGGAGGGAGcttcgaaatattcttttctagtgaaaaaaattaaaagaaagattgaTAAAAAGGATTTTAAGCTTGACGAAGATAGAAGTTTGATGTGGCATCATAATGATACAG ATTCGGAATATCGTATCGTCTCGAATACGAGTTACGAAGAAACTCAAAGTAGATTCGATAACGTCGAAGTCTTCGATGAACCTTCAGag gctagtcgattaattattttgaacGATGAATCGTCAGAATTTTCAGAGACTAGAAGTAAACGAAACGAGATTGAAAAGGATGTGGAAAATTTACATGATGCGTTATCATCGATACAAATTGAA GAAAATGAGAAGATTCAATTGAAATCGTTcaatgatcgatcgaataaGATCATTTTTGAGAATGACGGCGTGCAACAGGCGAATGTCAATGTCTCGAATGTgatgaaaaatgttaacaaacaggaacatttaaatgaatttgcACGATTAGGTGatgacgaaaaagaagaaaagagaaggataatcgtaaaattgaatgaaaatagtaatctTTTTGTGAGACCAGGAACGATTCATAGAATAGTTTTCGATGTAACGAATAATCATTATCAAACGATCAGATGTGATTTCAAAGTTCGAAGCTTACCTCtgatagtttttaacattcaacCGATTTT CACATGGATTTTTGCTGGTCGTACGATTAATGTGTTCGTCGATGTCGAAGTACCAAGAGGAACTAGTCAAGATGTTATCAATACTCTAACATTATACGTGCAAGGTTCAGAAATAATGGAGAAATCAGTCTATCTTTACGTTGAAGGCAACTTTCCAAAC ATCGTAGACGATACAAAGCCTGCGATCGAATACATGTTCAACAATAATTGCGCGGGAAAATTGAGTAAGGAAAAATGTACGAAATCTCGTTGGAGTGTCGACATTAGAATTCAAGATTCTGAATCCG GTCTCAAAAACGTAAAATCATCTCCGAACGAAATATATCCACGTACGGATTTCATAAGTGGCACTCGAAATCctgtaacattttattattcagcTACTTGTTGTTCAACTCAGGCAAAGATTACAGCAaccgatttaaaaaataattataatacatataccaTAGACGTTACAG ctTGGAATAATTTATCCGAAGGAGAAATAGCAGCTATTACGGTCGGTGCAATATTAATtctagtattaataattttaattattctaattatagtTTTTTGTGTACGTAAAAGAAAGAGTCACGATTTGCCTTACACACAAAGATACGGTTCACGAGCACCCGCGCGAGCAGAAAGAACTAGCTTCTGA